A genomic window from Candidatus Binatia bacterium includes:
- a CDS encoding CbbQ/NirQ/NorQ/GpvN family protein: MTTTAEAPSSAPYYLSIHDEIEIFTAAYECRLPVLLKGPTGCGKTRFVEYMAHRLMGDEPRPGGAPSLITVACHEDLTGSDLVGRYLIQGDETVWIDGPLTQSVRAGSICYLDEVVEARKDTIVLIHPLTDHRRILPIDKRGEIVEADPGFLLVISYNPGYQSVLKDLKHSTRQRFVSLDFDYPPRDREAEIVRHETGIDADTALSLATLGEKVRHLRGSGLGEGVSTRLLVYAGQLIAKGLAPRRACTVAVTNSLTDDPEMLRQVSELVSALFAE; encoded by the coding sequence ATGACGACTACCGCCGAAGCGCCCTCTAGCGCGCCCTACTATCTTTCGATCCACGACGAGATCGAGATCTTCACCGCTGCCTACGAGTGCCGGTTGCCGGTTCTCCTCAAGGGTCCGACGGGTTGCGGGAAGACGCGCTTCGTCGAGTACATGGCGCATCGTCTCATGGGCGACGAGCCGCGGCCGGGCGGCGCGCCGTCTCTCATCACCGTCGCCTGCCACGAAGATCTGACCGGGTCTGATCTCGTCGGCCGGTACCTCATCCAAGGCGACGAGACGGTATGGATCGACGGTCCGCTGACGCAATCCGTGCGCGCCGGGTCGATCTGCTACCTCGACGAAGTCGTCGAGGCGCGGAAGGACACGATCGTCCTCATCCATCCGCTCACCGATCATCGGCGGATCCTGCCGATCGACAAGCGCGGTGAGATCGTCGAGGCGGATCCCGGCTTCCTGCTCGTGATCTCCTACAACCCGGGCTACCAGAGCGTCCTGAAGGACTTGAAGCACTCGACGCGGCAGCGCTTCGTCAGCCTCGACTTCGACTACCCGCCGCGCGACCGCGAGGCAGAGATCGTCCGCCACGAGACGGGTATCGATGCCGATACCGCGCTCAGTCTCGCGACCCTGGGCGAGAAGGTGCGGCACTTGCGAGGCTCGGGCCTGGGCGAGGGCGTGAGTACGCGGCTCCTCGTGTACGCCGGCCAGCTGATCGCCAAGGGGCTCGCGCCCAGACGGGCCTGCACCGTCGCGGTGACGAACTCGCTCACTGACGACCCCGAGATGCTCCGGCAGGTGTCGGAGCTGGTTTCCGCGCTGTTCGCAGAGTGA
- a CDS encoding YqgE/AlgH family protein, with amino-acid sequence MPTADGLTPGLLLAMPQLEDPNFHRSVVLLCRHGDDGALGFIVNRPLEIPASELLELESEDVGDLPLTVWEGGPVNQERGWLLCRDEPAEGETLNVCDGIFMSSSQSHLTSVLGGDPRHCEPDRARLLLGYAGWGPGQLDTELAASAWLTVPVSMDLIFHTPSEKVWESAIRSLGVEPSAISPGPGIH; translated from the coding sequence ATGCCGACCGCAGACGGACTCACCCCAGGCTTGCTGCTGGCCATGCCACAGCTCGAAGATCCGAACTTTCATCGTTCGGTCGTTCTCCTGTGCCGCCACGGCGACGACGGAGCCCTGGGCTTCATCGTGAACCGTCCCCTCGAGATCCCCGCCAGCGAACTCCTCGAGCTCGAGTCCGAAGATGTCGGCGACCTCCCCCTCACGGTCTGGGAGGGGGGCCCCGTCAATCAGGAGCGCGGCTGGCTCCTGTGTCGCGACGAGCCGGCGGAAGGCGAGACGTTGAACGTGTGCGACGGAATCTTCATGTCGAGTTCCCAGTCGCATCTCACGAGCGTGCTCGGCGGCGACCCCCGCCACTGCGAACCCGATCGCGCACGGCTGCTCTTGGGCTACGCGGGATGGGGACCGGGGCAACTCGATACCGAGCTGGCCGCGTCGGCCTGGCTCACCGTACCGGTCAGCATGGATCTGATCTTCCACACGCCATCCGAGAAGGTGTGGGAGAGCGCGATTCGCTCCCTCGGCGTCGAGCCGAGTGCCATCTCGCCCGGGCCGGGCATCCACTGA
- a CDS encoding MFS transporter produces MSQIPSHERANLWVVCAAQFLCLAGMTAILPLLPLYLEQIGVEGQDNVRYWTGALSAAPFVIAIFATPMWGALADRIGHKPMVVRSVIGIAIVSAGMGFATAPIELLAWRGLQGAVSGVFPAAVGLLTTLTPEARMGRSLAILQATRSGGVLSGPLIGGVLADVVGIRPLFLGVGAIAIVTAGVCMLVLEERSEAPQPQNALGTPRWRDLMGQRSVLGMLAVVLIYQVAVMSSWPTMALFVEQLGIEKDAVATMTGVVIFAQGLPAMLLATSWVRLVPRFGLARVLGTAVILSGVLNFAVGLAPGIVSVLVLRALTGAAMAGFIPLSFQWLNGYAPENARGRMAGISSTSMMLGNVIGSFLGSWLSVEIGLGATFWVPGIVLTITGVTFAIASRSRR; encoded by the coding sequence GTGTCGCAGATCCCATCCCATGAGCGTGCCAATCTCTGGGTCGTCTGCGCAGCGCAGTTTCTATGCCTCGCGGGCATGACCGCCATCCTCCCGCTGCTCCCGCTCTACCTCGAGCAGATCGGGGTCGAGGGGCAGGACAACGTCCGCTACTGGACCGGCGCTCTGAGTGCCGCACCCTTCGTGATCGCGATCTTTGCTACGCCGATGTGGGGCGCCCTCGCCGACCGCATCGGGCACAAACCGATGGTCGTGCGCTCGGTAATTGGCATCGCGATCGTGAGCGCGGGCATGGGCTTCGCCACGGCGCCGATCGAACTGCTCGCATGGCGAGGCCTCCAGGGAGCCGTGAGCGGCGTGTTCCCCGCCGCGGTGGGCCTTCTCACGACGCTCACCCCGGAGGCGCGAATGGGTCGCTCCCTGGCGATCCTGCAGGCGACTCGGTCAGGCGGGGTGCTCTCCGGTCCCCTCATCGGGGGCGTGCTGGCCGACGTCGTCGGGATCCGACCGTTGTTCCTCGGCGTGGGAGCGATCGCGATCGTCACCGCCGGCGTCTGCATGCTCGTCCTCGAAGAACGGAGCGAGGCACCGCAGCCGCAGAACGCGCTCGGAACACCGCGGTGGCGCGACCTCATGGGCCAGCGCTCGGTGCTGGGGATGCTGGCGGTGGTTCTGATCTACCAGGTCGCCGTCATGTCCTCGTGGCCGACGATGGCTCTCTTCGTCGAACAGCTCGGCATCGAGAAGGACGCCGTCGCTACGATGACCGGCGTCGTGATCTTCGCGCAGGGTCTTCCGGCGATGCTCTTGGCGACGAGCTGGGTCCGCCTCGTTCCCCGGTTCGGCCTCGCGCGGGTCCTCGGAACGGCCGTCATTCTGTCCGGCGTGCTGAACTTCGCAGTGGGGCTCGCGCCGGGCATCGTGAGCGTCCTGGTCCTGCGCGCCCTCACCGGCGCGGCGATGGCCGGCTTCATCCCGCTCTCGTTCCAATGGTTGAACGGCTACGCGCCCGAAAACGCGCGTGGACGAATGGCCGGGATCAGCTCGACGTCCATGATGCTGGGCAACGTCATCGGTTCGTTCCTCGGAAGCTGGCTGTCGGTGGAGATCGGGCTGGGGGCCACGTTCTGGGTGCCCGGAATCGTCCTCACGATCACAGGCGTCACTTTCGCTATCGCATCGCGCTCGCGGCGCTGA
- a CDS encoding SGNH/GDSL hydrolase family protein, producing the protein MTRCARALSIMVTAIVVGFVGLEINLRVFGGPIQIFNPLNGFHDGDSVLGWRGKKNIARRFHTPEFDVLVRQDADGFRAPEPPRPDGAPANLLVLGDSLAWGWGVEQGEIFTDHLQRALAPDVAVYNRAVNGFSTGQEYLLLQQELDERDYAGVLLIVSRTDIGDNADDKKHRPAFDLTRGELTDRNQPPPGALKNPVERLIDDHSYAVNFISWQFAALKRWKQTFEKPREEIPRHVPEPHEVPTPPVDDESPGARAMPGYGVSERLLLEIVRTCRERGVPLHLAYSTTYLQQRHTPVDAGFRDLVEEIAAREDTSFVDLSDALEALYTDGVPALIPRDGHWSAAGHRAVADVFLASGVLSPRSP; encoded by the coding sequence ATGACCCGATGTGCGCGCGCCCTCTCCATCATGGTCACCGCAATCGTCGTCGGGTTCGTCGGACTGGAGATCAACCTCCGTGTGTTCGGGGGACCCATCCAGATCTTCAACCCCCTGAACGGCTTCCACGACGGCGACTCGGTCCTGGGGTGGCGCGGCAAGAAGAACATCGCGCGGCGCTTCCACACCCCGGAGTTCGACGTGCTGGTCCGTCAGGATGCGGACGGCTTCCGCGCCCCCGAGCCTCCACGCCCCGATGGCGCGCCGGCAAACCTTCTGGTCCTGGGCGACTCCCTCGCGTGGGGTTGGGGCGTGGAACAAGGCGAGATCTTCACCGACCATCTCCAGCGTGCCCTCGCCCCCGACGTCGCCGTCTACAACCGAGCCGTGAACGGATTTTCGACCGGGCAGGAATACCTCCTGCTGCAGCAGGAACTCGACGAGCGGGACTACGCCGGCGTCCTCCTCATCGTGAGTCGCACAGACATCGGGGACAACGCGGATGACAAGAAACACCGGCCGGCCTTCGACCTAACCAGAGGCGAGCTCACGGACCGCAACCAACCACCGCCCGGCGCGCTGAAGAACCCCGTCGAGCGCTTGATCGACGACCACAGCTACGCGGTCAACTTCATCTCGTGGCAGTTCGCGGCTTTGAAGCGGTGGAAGCAGACATTCGAGAAACCGCGCGAGGAGATTCCTCGCCACGTGCCCGAACCCCACGAAGTCCCGACGCCACCGGTGGACGACGAGAGCCCCGGGGCCCGCGCGATGCCGGGGTACGGCGTCTCCGAGCGCTTGCTTCTGGAGATCGTTCGAACGTGTCGTGAGCGCGGCGTTCCGCTGCACCTCGCCTACTCCACCACGTACCTGCAACAACGACACACTCCGGTCGACGCCGGCTTCCGCGATCTCGTCGAGGAGATCGCCGCGCGCGAGGATACGAGCTTCGTCGACCTGAGCGACGCGCTCGAGGCGTTGTACACAGACGGCGTGCCGGCACTCATTCCGCGCGACGGGCACTGGAGCGCTGCGGGTCATCGCGCCGTGGCCGATGTGTTTCTCGCGAGCGGCGTGCTCTCCCCGCGGTCCCCGTGA
- a CDS encoding OB-fold domain-containing protein, whose protein sequence is MSEPIIPTVPPELEPFFAAAKEGRLEVQRCVSCGTLRFPARGLCAKCLWTESEWTPVSGRGEVYSFFWMHQVYHPAYAGEVPYAVVVTRLEEGPRMMTNILDCPKEELRVGLPVEVVFEPRGTDVCLPQFRPRRA, encoded by the coding sequence ATGTCCGAACCGATCATTCCAACCGTACCTCCGGAACTCGAACCGTTCTTCGCTGCCGCCAAGGAGGGCCGACTCGAAGTCCAGCGGTGTGTGTCGTGCGGCACACTCCGGTTCCCCGCGCGGGGCCTCTGTGCGAAATGCCTTTGGACCGAGAGCGAATGGACGCCGGTGTCCGGCCGCGGTGAAGTGTACAGCTTCTTCTGGATGCACCAGGTGTATCACCCGGCATACGCGGGCGAGGTGCCGTACGCCGTCGTCGTCACCCGGCTCGAAGAAGGGCCTCGCATGATGACGAACATTCTCGATTGCCCGAAGGAAGAACTGCGCGTCGGTCTTCCGGTGGAGGTCGTTTTCGAGCCGCGCGGAACGGACGTTTGTTTGCCCCAGTTTCGGCCGAGAAGGGCATAG
- a CDS encoding thiolase family protein, whose protein sequence is MLPTHTAIAGLGVTDQGKVYGKSAVGFAVDAIRLALDDAGLEPVDLDGLLVNPGLSWGLSGSMGSFAVQQAMGLSNLSLSASISLGGASAGAMIMQAALAIEAGMASTVACVFSDAPLKAPKSQSGKKSGGTASAYAHSGGLEAAYGMFGVNGRYALVAQRHMHEYGTTQDQLGAIAVSERAFAQGNPSAQFCGRPLTIEDYHASRWVAEPFHLLDCCLVSNGGVAVIVTSADRAKDLKRPPVHVRGIAQGHPGGDPLETLSSGAVLAGKAALDMADVGLSDIDFCELYDCYTFTVLVTLEDYGFCKKGEGGAFVENGRIGPEGELPVNTGGGQLSSFYMWGMTPISEAVIQIRGDGGERQVPKHDLALVSGNGGILSTHSTMIFGRSAS, encoded by the coding sequence ATGCTCCCGACTCACACGGCCATCGCCGGGCTCGGTGTCACCGACCAGGGCAAGGTCTACGGCAAAAGCGCTGTTGGATTCGCCGTCGACGCGATTCGGCTCGCCCTCGACGACGCGGGTCTCGAACCGGTGGACCTCGACGGGCTCCTCGTGAACCCGGGCCTCAGCTGGGGCCTCTCCGGTTCGATGGGCTCGTTCGCCGTCCAGCAGGCGATGGGACTCTCGAACCTGAGCCTCAGCGCATCGATCAGCCTGGGCGGTGCCAGCGCCGGCGCCATGATCATGCAGGCCGCGCTCGCGATCGAGGCGGGGATGGCGTCGACCGTCGCGTGCGTCTTCTCGGACGCTCCTCTGAAGGCGCCGAAATCGCAGTCGGGCAAGAAGAGCGGCGGAACGGCGAGCGCGTACGCTCATTCCGGCGGCCTGGAGGCGGCGTACGGCATGTTCGGCGTGAACGGTCGCTACGCGCTGGTCGCCCAGCGCCACATGCACGAGTACGGGACCACGCAGGATCAGCTCGGTGCGATCGCCGTGAGCGAGCGCGCCTTCGCGCAGGGGAATCCGTCCGCGCAGTTCTGTGGCAGGCCCCTGACGATCGAGGACTACCACGCGTCTCGCTGGGTGGCCGAGCCGTTCCACCTTCTCGACTGCTGTCTCGTGTCGAACGGTGGGGTCGCGGTGATCGTCACCAGCGCCGACCGCGCGAAGGACCTGAAGCGACCCCCGGTGCACGTGCGGGGCATTGCGCAGGGGCACCCGGGTGGTGATCCCCTCGAGACCCTCTCGTCCGGTGCCGTCCTGGCCGGGAAGGCGGCACTCGACATGGCCGATGTCGGCCTCTCCGACATCGACTTCTGTGAACTCTACGACTGCTACACGTTCACGGTCCTGGTGACTCTCGAGGACTACGGCTTCTGCAAAAAGGGTGAGGGCGGTGCCTTCGTCGAGAACGGCCGCATCGGACCCGAGGGTGAACTCCCCGTGAACACCGGCGGCGGTCAGCTCTCCTCGTTCTACATGTGGGGGATGACGCCGATTTCCGAGGCGGTCATTCAAATCCGCGGCGACGGGGGCGAGCGCCAGGTTCCGAAGCACGACTTGGCACTGGTCAGCGGGAACGGCGGCATCCTGTCGACGCACTCGACGATGATCTTCGGAAGGAGCGCTTCGTAG
- a CDS encoding RNA polymerase sigma factor, with protein MRGRAVASKDAAVAEQRDSNEQLMVRVGRGDRDACRLLVERHLGRIHAFTTRVLGNRSEGEDVAQEVFLRLWKHASRWQPTGAKLTTWLHRIALNLCLNLKERRREIPSEHVPDAADPGPGPAEAVRRKEMERHVNDALAELPTNQRAAITLCHYQGMRQAAAAEILGLSVEALESLLARGRRGMRSRLAGVAKELLEGGTP; from the coding sequence TTGCGTGGGCGCGCCGTCGCCTCCAAGGATGCCGCGGTGGCGGAGCAGCGCGATAGCAACGAGCAGCTCATGGTCCGTGTCGGTCGGGGAGACCGCGACGCGTGCCGGCTTCTCGTGGAGCGCCACCTCGGCCGAATCCACGCGTTCACCACCCGCGTTCTCGGGAATCGCAGCGAGGGCGAAGACGTCGCGCAGGAGGTGTTCCTGCGACTGTGGAAGCACGCTTCGCGCTGGCAACCGACCGGCGCCAAGCTCACGACCTGGCTCCACCGCATCGCACTCAATCTATGCTTGAACCTTAAGGAGCGCCGGCGTGAAATCCCGAGCGAGCACGTCCCCGATGCCGCCGATCCCGGCCCCGGGCCGGCGGAGGCCGTCCGCCGCAAAGAAATGGAGCGGCACGTGAACGATGCACTCGCCGAACTTCCGACGAACCAGCGCGCCGCAATCACTCTGTGCCACTACCAGGGCATGCGTCAGGCGGCGGCCGCGGAGATCCTGGGCTTGAGCGTCGAGGCCCTGGAGTCTCTCCTCGCGCGCGGGCGCCGTGGCATGCGCTCCCGCCTGGCGGGCGTGGCGAAAGAGCTTCTCGAAGGAGGGACTCCGTGA